A segment of the Micromonospora sediminicola genome:
ACCGTGGCGGCCCTGAAGGGGCTCGAGTCCCCCGAGCAGGTCGCGGCGCGTCGTGGTCTGCCGGTCGAGGACGTCGCGCCGGCCGCCATGCTGGCGTCGCGGGCGGGGGTGGCGTCCTGATGGCACGCCTGAAGGTCACCCAGGTCCGGTCCGAGATCGGGACCAAGAAGAACCAGCGTGACTCGCTGCGTTCCCTCGGTCTCAAGCGGATCAACGACGTGGTGGTCAAGGAGGACCGGCCGGAGATCCGCGGCATGATCTTCACGGTCAACCACCTCGTGAAGGTCGAGGAGGTCGAGTAATGACGATCAAGGTGCACCACCTGCGTCCGGCTCCGGGTGCCAAGACCGACAAGACCCGTGTGGGTCGCGGTGAGGGCTCGAAGGGCAAGACCGCCGGCCGTGGTACCAAGGGTTCGAAGGCCCGCAAGAACATCTCGGCGGCGTTCGAGGGTGGGCAGATGCCCATCCACATGCGCCTGCCGAAGATGAAGGGCTTCAAGAACAAGTTCAAGGTCGTGTTCCAGGTGGTCAACCTGGACCGGCTCGCCGAGCTCTTCCCGAACGGCGGCCAGGTCGGCCCCGTCGAGCTGGCCGAGGCCGGTGCGGTCCGCAAGGGCCACCCGGTCAAGGTGCTCGGCACCGGCGACCTCGGCGGTGTGTCCCTCCAGGTGACGGCGCACGCGTTCAGCGCGTCGGCCAAGGAGAAGATCACCGCGGCCGGTGGCTCGGTCACCGAGCTGTAAGGCATGTTCGTGGCGCCCGCTCAGTTGTTCGCAACTGGGCGGGCGCCATGGTCTACCGGCGACGTGTGCGCCGGGTAACATCGGATTCGTTTTATGTAGCCGGGCACATCTGCCCGGACCGGGATCGGGCTGTTAGAGTCCGTTCCCAGCCATGGATACCGGGCGCTCGCCCGGCACCCACCCCGCCCCGCCAGGGATCGTCACCGGCGGCCCGCGTCGCGCAGGAGGAAGAAGTTGCTGTCCGCCTTTCTCAGTGCGTTCCGTACGCCTGACCTGCGCAAGAAGCTGCTGTTCACAGTAGGCATCATCGCGGTCTACCGGCTGGGCGCCACGCTGCCCAGCCCGGGCGTCTCGTACGGCAACGTGCAGAAGTGCCTCGACACCATCCAGGGCAGCACCGGCGTGCTCAACCTGCTGGATCTCTTCTCCGGCGGCGCGCTGCTCCAGCTCTCGGTCTTCGCGCTGGGCATCATGCCCTACATCACCGCGTCGATCATCCTGCAGCTGCTGACGGTGGTGATCCCGCGGCTGGAGCAGCTCCGCAAGGAGGGCCAGGCCGGCCAGGCGAAGATTACCCAGTACACCCGCTACCTGACGCTGGGCCTGGGCATCCTCCAGTCCTCGGCGTTCGTGGCGCTGGCCCGCTCCGGGCAGCTGTTCAACAACCAGTGCGACCAGTTCCCGATCGTGCCCAAGGGCACCGGCATCCCGGACTGGCTGACGCTGACCATCCTGGTCATGACGATGACCGCCGGCACCGGCGTGGTGATGTGGCTCGGTGAGCTGATCACCGACCGGGGCGTCGGCAACGGCATGTCGGTGCTGATCTTCACCTCGATCGCGGCCCGCCTTCCCAGCGAGGGCTGGAAGATCAAGACCACCAAGGGCTGGGGGATGTTCCTCCTCGTCATCGCCCTGGTGCTCCTGGTCATCACCGCGGTGACCTTCATCGAGCAGGCGCAGCGCCGGATCCCGGTGCAGTACGCCAAGCGCATGATCGGCCGGCGGATGTACGGCGGCACCTCGACCTACATCCCGCTCAAGGTGAACCAGGCCGGCGTCATCCCAGTCATCTTCGCCTCGTCGCTGCTCTACCTGCCGCAGCTCGCGCTCCAGTTCTTCGATCCGAACGACCCGGGCAAGGTCCAGGCGTGGATCCAGAACCACATCGTGAAGGCGAGCGCGCCGGAGCACATCGCGATCTACTTCCTGCTGATCATCTTCTTCACCTACTTCTACGTGTCCATCACGTTCAACCCGACCGAGGTCGCGGACAACATGAAGAAGTACGGCGGCTTCGTGCCGGGCATCCGCCCCGGCAAGCCGACCGCCGAGTACCTCGACTTCATCCTCAGCCGGATCACCCTGCCGGGTGCGCTCTACCTGGGCATCATCGCGATCCTGCCGAACTTCTTCTTCATCTGGCTGGACAACCAGCAGTTCCAGAACTTCCCGTTCGGCGGCACCGCTGTGCTCATCATGGTCGGCGTCGGTCTGGAGACCGTGAAGCAGATCGAGAGCCAACTCATGCAGCGGAACTACGAAGGGTTCCTGCGGTAGATGCGACTCGTTCTGGTTGGCCCGCCGGGCGCGGGCAAGGGCACACAGGCGGAGTTCATCGCCGCCCACCTCTCGGTGCCGAAGATCTCGACCGGTGACATCTTCCGGGCCAACGTCACCCAGGGCACGCCCCTGGGTGTCGAGGCCAAGCGGTACATGGACGCGGGCAAGCTGGTCCCGGACGACGTCACCATCAATATGGTGCGCGACCGGCTCGCTGAGCCGGACGCCGGCGAGGGCTTCCTGCTCGACGGCTTCCCGCGCACCACGCCGCAGGCCGCCGAGCTGGACAAGCTCCTCGCCGACCTGGGCTCCGCGCTGGACCTGGTGCTGGAGCTGGTCGTCGACGACGACGAGGTGATCCGGCGGCTGTCCGGCCGGCGCACCTGCCGGGGCTGCGGCAAGATCTGGCACGTCGAGTTCGACGCGACCACCCGTGAGGGCATCTGCGACCGCTGCGGCGCGGAGCTGTTCCAGCGGGACGACGACAAGCCGGAGACCATCGCGGCGCGGCTGCGGGAGTACGCCGAGAAGACCGCGCCACTGGTGGACTACTACGGCGCCCAGGGCAAGCTGGTCGGCATCGACGCGACCGGGCCGGTGGAGGACGTCACCGTCCGCGCCATCGACGCGCTGCGCTCCTACGGCGGCTGACGACCCACCGCCGTCCGGCGGATAGAGTGCGAACGGCGGGGTACGCGCGACGTGCCCCGCTGTTCCGCGTACGCGCGACGAAAGGTTAGACCGCCATGCGCCGTCCCCAGCTGGACATCCAGCTGAAGACCCCCGAGCAGATCGAGCTGATGCGGGCCGCCGGTCTGGTGGTCGCCCGTGCCCTGCGCCGGATGCGTGAGGCGGTCGCCCCCGGCGTGACGACGGCCGACCTCGACGCGATCGCCGAGGCCACCATCCGGGAGGCGGGCGCGGTCCCGTCGTTCAAGGGCTACCACGGGTTCCCGGCGTCGATCTGCTCCTCGGTCAACGAGCAGGTGGTGCACGCCATCCCGTCGGCCCAGCAGGTGCTGCGCGAGGGCGACCTGATCTCGATCGACTGCGGCGCGGTGCTCGACGGCTGGCACGGCGACGCGGCCGTCACGGTGGCGGTGGGGGAGGTCGACCCGGCACTGCTGCGGATGGCCGAGGTGGCCGAGGACGCGATGTGGGCCGGCATCGCCACCGCCGCCCGGGGCGCGGCCTCCGGCAGGGGACGGCTCACCGACATCTCCCACGCGGTGGAGAGCGCGGTCCGCAAGGGCGGCCGGTACGGGATCGTCGACGGCTACGGCGGCCACGGCATCGGCACCGAGATGCACCAGGACCCGCACGTGCTGAACCACGGCCGCCCCGGCAAGGGCCCGCGCCTGGTTCCCGGCCTGGCGCTCGCCATCGAGCCGATGATCACGATGGGCTCCCCGCGCACGGCGGAGCTGGCCGACGGCTGGACCGTGGTGACGCGGGACGGCTCGATGGCGGTGCACGTCGAGCACTCGATGGCGCTGCTGGACGACGGCGTCTGGGTGCTGACCGCCGAGGACGGCGGCCGGGCCCGCCTCGGTGACCTGGTCACCGCCCGCCAGCCCGCGGACTCCCCGGCCCGCTGACCCGTCCGTCGCCCGGCCGAGCCGCCGCTCACCCTGGCGCCGCCGGCCGTCCCGGTGCCTGTCGGGCCGGGCGGCCGGGCAGCCGCGGTGTGTGTCGGGCCGGGCGGCCGGGCGGCCGCGGTGTGTGTCGGGCCGGGCGGCCGGGCGGCCGCGGTGTGTGTCGGGCC
Coding sequences within it:
- the secY gene encoding preprotein translocase subunit SecY, with product MLSAFLSAFRTPDLRKKLLFTVGIIAVYRLGATLPSPGVSYGNVQKCLDTIQGSTGVLNLLDLFSGGALLQLSVFALGIMPYITASIILQLLTVVIPRLEQLRKEGQAGQAKITQYTRYLTLGLGILQSSAFVALARSGQLFNNQCDQFPIVPKGTGIPDWLTLTILVMTMTAGTGVVMWLGELITDRGVGNGMSVLIFTSIAARLPSEGWKIKTTKGWGMFLLVIALVLLVITAVTFIEQAQRRIPVQYAKRMIGRRMYGGTSTYIPLKVNQAGVIPVIFASSLLYLPQLALQFFDPNDPGKVQAWIQNHIVKASAPEHIAIYFLLIIFFTYFYVSITFNPTEVADNMKKYGGFVPGIRPGKPTAEYLDFILSRITLPGALYLGIIAILPNFFFIWLDNQQFQNFPFGGTAVLIMVGVGLETVKQIESQLMQRNYEGFLR
- the rpmD gene encoding 50S ribosomal protein L30, whose product is MARLKVTQVRSEIGTKKNQRDSLRSLGLKRINDVVVKEDRPEIRGMIFTVNHLVKVEEVE
- the map gene encoding type I methionyl aminopeptidase — its product is MRRPQLDIQLKTPEQIELMRAAGLVVARALRRMREAVAPGVTTADLDAIAEATIREAGAVPSFKGYHGFPASICSSVNEQVVHAIPSAQQVLREGDLISIDCGAVLDGWHGDAAVTVAVGEVDPALLRMAEVAEDAMWAGIATAARGAASGRGRLTDISHAVESAVRKGGRYGIVDGYGGHGIGTEMHQDPHVLNHGRPGKGPRLVPGLALAIEPMITMGSPRTAELADGWTVVTRDGSMAVHVEHSMALLDDGVWVLTAEDGGRARLGDLVTARQPADSPAR
- a CDS encoding adenylate kinase; its protein translation is MRLVLVGPPGAGKGTQAEFIAAHLSVPKISTGDIFRANVTQGTPLGVEAKRYMDAGKLVPDDVTINMVRDRLAEPDAGEGFLLDGFPRTTPQAAELDKLLADLGSALDLVLELVVDDDEVIRRLSGRRTCRGCGKIWHVEFDATTREGICDRCGAELFQRDDDKPETIAARLREYAEKTAPLVDYYGAQGKLVGIDATGPVEDVTVRAIDALRSYGG
- the rplO gene encoding 50S ribosomal protein L15, whose protein sequence is MTIKVHHLRPAPGAKTDKTRVGRGEGSKGKTAGRGTKGSKARKNISAAFEGGQMPIHMRLPKMKGFKNKFKVVFQVVNLDRLAELFPNGGQVGPVELAEAGAVRKGHPVKVLGTGDLGGVSLQVTAHAFSASAKEKITAAGGSVTEL